The following proteins are encoded in a genomic region of Gemmatimonas sp.:
- a CDS encoding TonB-dependent receptor, which translates to MTVAAATLSAQSRPDSAKVAATADSVRRIEGVLVRAIRANEQAPISQTTIGRAAITQRHFGQDVPMLLMNAAPSMTSHTETGTNWGYSYLRLRGIDQTRINITLDGVPLNDMEDQVLYFANLADLMSNVQSVQVQRGVGTSTAGTASFAGSVNFETMPVARADAGGDVQLQMGSFGAQRVSASFNSGLTASKFAVYGRASALRTNGYRDHSGVMGRSAFVGAGWFGARDVVKLTTLVGLLADTLSYTGATLEQLATNRRYNPLQPDERDKFGQQMVSLAYTRALQNGGSVSTTVYRNSASGNYDYIELPDRYRFNLAHTWYGVTSAYNVERGALRVNAGLNANTYQRAHRGYVQPSTTLYDNTGHKQDASAFAKLSLDAGKARWFADLQGRYATFRYEPDANAGIDERRIDWMFFNPKAGVTYQVATGLATYASYGITSREPARNDLFAGDDDLNSGNVADYGDFTRVKPESVRDAELGITWSRATMDVSANLYSMDFRNDIARIGAPTASGSILRRNVGNSYRRGIEVDAAYRGISRVVLAGNATWSQNRIAQFTDSSRGAPVVRRNVTPLLTPAFLSSHRIEVSPTNRFMVSVEGRYQSKAFLDNTSSADRVLPDYYTVDASARATLGRYALTLRGANLGDTQKFASGAVSGSGRVRYFVLPARAVFATVSAEF; encoded by the coding sequence ATGACTGTTGCCGCCGCCACGCTCAGCGCACAGTCCCGTCCCGACAGCGCCAAAGTAGCGGCCACGGCCGACTCGGTGCGTCGCATCGAAGGCGTACTCGTCCGCGCCATCCGTGCCAACGAGCAGGCGCCGATCTCGCAAACCACCATCGGTCGGGCCGCGATCACGCAGCGGCACTTCGGGCAGGACGTTCCGATGCTGCTCATGAATGCCGCGCCCTCGATGACGTCGCACACCGAAACCGGCACCAACTGGGGTTACAGCTACCTGCGGCTGCGCGGCATCGACCAGACGCGCATCAATATTACGCTGGATGGTGTGCCGTTGAACGACATGGAAGATCAGGTGCTGTACTTCGCGAACCTGGCCGATCTGATGTCGAACGTCCAGTCGGTACAGGTGCAGCGCGGTGTGGGCACGAGCACCGCCGGCACGGCGTCGTTCGCCGGCAGTGTGAATTTCGAGACGATGCCCGTGGCGCGCGCCGATGCCGGTGGGGACGTACAGCTGCAGATGGGATCGTTCGGTGCTCAGCGCGTGAGCGCGTCGTTCAACTCGGGGCTCACCGCCAGCAAATTCGCCGTGTACGGTCGGGCCAGTGCGCTGCGCACGAACGGCTACCGCGATCATAGCGGCGTCATGGGACGCTCGGCCTTCGTGGGCGCCGGCTGGTTCGGCGCGCGCGACGTGGTGAAGTTGACCACGCTGGTAGGACTGCTGGCCGATACGCTCTCGTATACCGGCGCCACGCTCGAGCAGCTCGCCACGAACCGCCGCTACAATCCGCTGCAGCCCGACGAACGCGACAAGTTCGGTCAGCAGATGGTGTCGCTGGCGTACACACGCGCACTGCAGAACGGCGGCTCGGTGAGCACCACGGTGTATCGCAACTCCGCGAGCGGCAACTACGACTACATCGAGCTGCCCGATCGCTACCGCTTCAACCTGGCGCACACGTGGTACGGTGTCACGAGCGCGTACAACGTGGAACGTGGTGCGCTGCGGGTGAACGCGGGTCTCAACGCGAATACCTATCAGCGCGCGCACCGTGGCTATGTCCAGCCTTCCACCACACTGTACGACAACACCGGGCACAAGCAGGATGCCAGCGCCTTCGCCAAGCTGTCGCTCGACGCCGGTAAGGCCCGCTGGTTTGCCGACCTGCAGGGACGCTACGCCACGTTCCGCTACGAGCCCGACGCCAACGCCGGTATCGACGAGCGTCGCATCGATTGGATGTTCTTCAATCCGAAGGCGGGCGTCACGTACCAGGTGGCCACGGGTCTTGCCACGTACGCGTCGTACGGCATCACGAGCCGCGAGCCCGCCCGCAATGATTTGTTCGCCGGCGACGATGATTTGAACAGCGGCAATGTGGCCGACTACGGCGACTTCACGCGCGTGAAGCCGGAGTCGGTGCGTGACGCCGAGCTGGGCATCACGTGGTCGCGGGCCACGATGGACGTGTCGGCCAATCTGTACAGCATGGATTTCCGCAACGACATCGCGCGTATCGGGGCACCTACGGCGTCGGGTTCGATTCTGCGTCGGAACGTGGGCAACAGCTACCGCCGTGGCATCGAGGTGGATGCGGCGTATCGCGGAATCTCGCGCGTGGTGCTGGCCGGCAACGCCACGTGGAGTCAGAACCGCATCGCGCAGTTCACCGACTCGTCGCGGGGCGCTCCGGTGGTGCGGCGCAACGTGACGCCGCTGCTCACGCCGGCGTTCCTCTCGTCGCATCGCATTGAAGTATCGCCGACGAACCGATTCATGGTGAGCGTTGAGGGTCGCTATCAGTCGAAGGCGTTCCTGGACAACACCAGCAGTGCGGACCGTGTGCTGCCCGACTACTACACCGTCGATGCCTCGGCGCGGGCCACACTCGGTCGTTACGCACTCACGCTGCGAGGCGCGAATCTGGGTGATACGCAGAAGTTCGCGAGCGGTGCCGTGTCGGGGTCGGGGCGCGTGCGCTACTTCGTGCTACCGGCGCGCGCGGTGTTTGCGACGGTGAGTGCGGAGTTTTGA
- a CDS encoding ATP-binding protein has protein sequence MTGSESVGKTTLGIQLAARYGVTCVAEFVRDYAAAKGAPLDFRDHGPIANGQMAREDAHIAAAVARGDHLLLQDTDLVSTVVYCHHYFGRCPEFIEQAALARRPTHYLLLGIDVPWIADGIRDREVQRDEVQALFRTTLARFDAPVTVVQGTWDERLATATALIDSFIDTHRHG, from the coding sequence TTGACCGGGTCGGAGTCCGTCGGCAAAACGACCCTCGGCATACAGTTGGCCGCGCGCTACGGCGTCACGTGCGTCGCCGAATTCGTACGCGACTATGCCGCCGCCAAGGGCGCGCCACTCGATTTCCGCGATCATGGCCCCATTGCCAACGGGCAGATGGCCCGCGAAGACGCCCACATCGCCGCTGCTGTCGCCCGCGGCGACCACTTGCTGCTGCAGGACACCGACTTGGTCAGCACCGTCGTGTACTGCCACCACTACTTCGGCCGCTGTCCCGAGTTCATCGAACAGGCGGCTCTCGCGCGCCGCCCCACGCACTACCTGCTGCTCGGCATCGACGTGCCATGGATCGCCGACGGCATCCGCGACCGCGAGGTGCAACGCGATGAGGTTCAGGCGCTTTTCCGCACAACGCTGGCGCGATTCGACGCGCCGGTTACCGTTGTGCAAGGCACGTGGGACGAACGACTGGCCACGGCCACCGCACTTATCGACTCCTTCATCGACACGCACCGACATGGCTGA
- a CDS encoding PEP-CTERM sorting domain-containing protein, with protein sequence MRLRSLLVAAAIALPSAAAAQPVQVNYTVTGSAGNWLLDFSVFNNIGPGGQSLYFFGTSLGTGGSAVVASPGSFGVWGSGAAWSNTSYGGSSTTYDNNWIGGGIANGVTQSGFQVQLATLAAPTSVSWFAYQSGGASYDGSDAFYKGDNPGFEGTTGIQTTVPEPASVALMGFGLVAVGVAARRRSANLA encoded by the coding sequence ATGCGCCTCCGCTCCCTGCTTGTTGCTGCTGCGATCGCCCTTCCCTCGGCCGCGGCGGCCCAGCCCGTTCAGGTCAACTACACCGTAACCGGCTCCGCTGGAAACTGGCTGCTCGACTTCAGCGTCTTCAATAACATCGGTCCCGGCGGACAGAGCCTGTACTTCTTCGGCACCTCGCTCGGCACCGGCGGATCGGCCGTTGTCGCGAGTCCGGGTTCCTTTGGAGTCTGGGGCAGCGGCGCGGCGTGGTCGAACACGAGCTACGGCGGGAGTTCAACCACGTACGACAACAACTGGATCGGCGGTGGCATCGCCAACGGCGTCACGCAGAGCGGGTTCCAGGTGCAACTCGCGACGCTCGCTGCTCCGACCAGTGTCTCATGGTTCGCCTACCAGTCCGGTGGCGCGTCGTATGACGGCTCCGACGCGTTCTACAAAGGCGATAACCCGGGATTCGAGGGAACGACGGGCATCCAAACGACCGTGCCCGAGCCCGCGTCCGTTGCGCTCATGGGCTTCGGACTCGTTGCAGTCGGTGTCGCCGCTCGCCGCCGCTCAGCGAATCTGGCCTAG
- a CDS encoding DUF6526 family protein, with amino-acid sequence MADKTQNFANHGQFMPMYHFFTAPLSLIFLIWSVWRAMTIRDLETHYLLIGALALFGAVTVSRLSPLRAQDRLIRLEEQLRYARLLPADLAARAQATFSPRHYIALRFASDAELASMVDMVLKNPALKGKEIKSQIKTWRPDTFRV; translated from the coding sequence ATGGCTGACAAAACTCAGAACTTCGCGAATCACGGGCAGTTCATGCCCATGTACCATTTCTTCACCGCTCCGCTCTCGCTGATCTTCCTGATCTGGAGCGTGTGGCGGGCGATGACGATCCGGGACCTCGAGACGCACTACCTGCTGATCGGTGCGCTCGCGCTGTTCGGGGCGGTCACGGTGTCACGCCTCTCGCCGCTCCGCGCTCAGGATCGCCTGATCCGCCTCGAAGAGCAGCTCCGCTATGCGCGCCTGCTGCCGGCTGATCTCGCCGCCCGTGCGCAGGCCACCTTCTCGCCGCGCCACTACATCGCGCTGCGCTTCGCGAGCGACGCCGAACTGGCCTCCATGGTCGACATGGTGCTCAAGAATCCGGCGCTCAAGGGCAAGGAGATCAAGAGCCAGATCAAGACCTGGCGCCCAGACACCTTCCGCGTGTGA
- the pnuC gene encoding nicotinamide riboside transporter PnuC, protein MTSTEFQLLSEPCAWLVAHGSSCAELLGFITGVLNVWLVTRENIWSWPLGVLNAGFYMVVFARTGLYSDTGLQVVYLVLSLYGWWHWLRGGPRHAAVVVTRTTRRTAMIMAAIGLVAWVSLATVTQRLPGAALPWLDAALVSISLVAQYMMTRKLLENWLLWIAVDVVYVGLFINRQLPLTAILYAVFLVLAIIGYVQWHRSAARTRLASLPASS, encoded by the coding sequence ATGACCAGTACGGAGTTCCAACTCCTGTCCGAGCCCTGCGCCTGGCTCGTCGCGCACGGAAGCTCCTGCGCGGAGCTCCTCGGCTTCATCACGGGTGTACTCAACGTGTGGCTCGTCACGCGCGAGAACATCTGGAGCTGGCCACTCGGCGTGCTCAATGCCGGGTTCTACATGGTGGTGTTCGCCCGCACCGGTCTCTATTCTGACACCGGCCTGCAGGTGGTGTATCTGGTATTGTCGTTGTACGGCTGGTGGCACTGGTTGCGCGGTGGACCGCGCCATGCAGCGGTCGTCGTCACGCGCACGACGCGTCGCACCGCCATGATCATGGCCGCCATCGGGCTCGTGGCGTGGGTGTCACTGGCCACCGTCACGCAACGGCTGCCCGGCGCCGCGCTGCCATGGCTCGATGCGGCGCTCGTGTCGATCAGCCTAGTCGCGCAGTACATGATGACGCGTAAACTCCTCGAGAACTGGCTGCTCTGGATCGCCGTCGACGTGGTCTACGTTGGCCTGTTCATCAACCGGCAGCTCCCGCTCACGGCGATTCTGTATGCCGTGTTTCTGGTGCTCGCCATCATCGGCTACGTGCAATGGCATCGATCGGCGGCGCGGACACGACTCGCCAGCTTACCCGCATCGTCTTGA